A window of Solanum stenotomum isolate F172 chromosome 3, ASM1918654v1, whole genome shotgun sequence contains these coding sequences:
- the LOC125860968 gene encoding LOW QUALITY PROTEIN: uncharacterized protein LOC125860968 (The sequence of the model RefSeq protein was modified relative to this genomic sequence to represent the inferred CDS: deleted 1 base in 1 codon), with protein sequence MTSDGNFDCAVESGISNLRGSVSRPFGKENLRRSDFGARVIGFKLSDTLSPTIVILIFPDVTASRVTSATLVLLRDFNLIFDLVPRTFIDWLCVDGVPQIFMSMDQLGLFQQLHWHLYRASGLRSGLYCPDTYIEHPVRALVASVDRAWSRLIRRRDVCLIGFWKSHLFHSFTGWLAREVARPGVAHPGRGRAVAPARDREEEPQAAYVPPQPVGPGPAQPPPAPAAAAAPDLHALLTQILAAIGEMRQTPAPAAPAPVLAAPAPAPQGQPAAAAPEVQPPPVHVTVVSDLKDGEMPLREQKMLGVFQRLAPPIFSGAMGEDAYEFQLTCQEQLQSLGLLESRGADFTAHQFRGPARQWWRSYRESRPVGSPPISWSEFSEAFLARFMPRSVRDRLRDQFSRLEQGPMTVSEYETRFHELSRHATMILPTEEERVRCFVRGLRYRLRVDTEHLVSAGRSFLDVVDHARSMEHIHREAQGGSDKRARYQGSYSGSQTRGRDSYDRPRQRFQQGQSSRPVQAALPASEGGQYHQGGPSTGQSSRGSDSLPSYRSRVTSGRSASGCFDCGAPDHWSRECPRRGRGAIVPAPLAPRPVSAVPPLARGGGQDQGRRDSRQGTRGGARGGRLGGRSDASGRGAQGHFYAAPARATAEASDDVITGTLLLCHQPATVLFDPGSTFSYVSVYFAPRLGMRSESLAEPVHVSTPVGESLVVDQILRSCLVTIQGCDTRVDLILLDMVDFDVILGMDWLSPYHAVLDCYAKTVTLAMPGISPVLWQGAYSHTPTGIISFMRARRLVASGCLAYLAYVRDVSREDSSVDSVPVVREFADVFPTDLPGLPPDRDIDFAIDLEPDTRPISIPPYRMAPAELRELSAQLEDLLGKGFIRPSVSPWGAPVLFVKKKDGTMRMCIDYRQLNKVTVKNRYPMPRIDDLFDQLQGAAVFSKIDLRSGYHQLRIRAADIPKTAFRTRYGHYEFLVMSFGLTNAPAAFMDLMTRVFRPYLDLFVIVFIDDILTLRDQRLYAKFSKCEFWLESVAFLGHVVSKEGIRVDPAKIEAIRDWHRPTSVTEIRSFVGLAGYYRRFVEGFSTIAAPLTRLTRVDVPFVWSEECEASFLRLKELLTTAPILTLPVEGEGFTVYCDASGVGLGCVLMQQGRVIAYASRQLKIHERNYPTHDLELAAVVFALKIWRHYLYGVRCEIYTDHRSLQYIMSQRDLNSRQRRWIELLKDYDLSILYHPGKANVVADALSRKAVSMGSLAFLSVEERPLALDIQSLANSMVRLDISDSRCVLAFMGVQSSLLDRIRGCQFEDDTLVALRDRVLAGDGGQATLDPDGVLKFAGRICVPRVGDLIQLILSEAHESRYSIHPGTAKMYRDLRQHYWWSGMRRDIADFVSRCLCCQQVKAEHLRPGGVFQRLPIPEWKWERITMDFVVGLPRTSRGVDSIWVIVDRLTKSAHFLPVHTTFSAERLARIYIREVVRLHGVPVAIISDRGSQFTSSFWRAFQEELGTRVHLSTAFHPQTDGQSERTIQVLEDMLRACVMDFGGQWDQFLPLAEFAYNNSYHSSIQMAPFEALYGRRCRSPVGWFESTEPRPRGTDLLQEALDQVRVIQDRLRTAQSRHQSYADQRRRPLRFSVGDRVFLRVSPMKGVMRFGRRGKLSPRYIGPFEILRTVGEVAYELALPPVFSAIHPVFHVSMLRRYVPDESHVLQYDAVELDDRLTFVEEPVAILSRDVRRLRSRAIPVVKVRWRHRPVEEATWEIEHEMRAQFPDLFEHSGTS encoded by the exons atgacctctgatggaaatttcgactgcgccgttgagtctggaatatcgaatttg cggggaaGCGTTTCGAGACCATTCGGAAAGGAAAATCTCcggagaagtgattttggagcgcgtgtgatcggctttaag ttaaGCGATACTCTTTCTCCGACTATagttattcttatttttcct gatgttacggcttcacgagttacatcggcgacactagttctacttcgcgattttaatttgatttttgatttggttccaaggactttcATTGATTGGCTATgtgtggacggcgttccacAGATATTTATGAGTATGGATCAAttgggactctttcagcagctacattggcacttatatagagcatccggtttgaggtccggcctctattgcccagatacttatatagagcatccg gtccgggcactagtagccagcgttgatcgagcttggagcagactgatccggagacggga TGTGTGTCTTATTGGTTTCTggaaatctcacttgtttcactctttcaCAGGATGGCTCGCTCGCGAGGTGGCGCGGCCAGGGGTGGCGCACCCGG GTCGAGGCAGGGCCGTAGCACCAGCCCGAGATAGGGAGGAGGAGCCTCAGGCAGCATATGTACCTCCACAGCCGGTAGGGCCGGGGCCAGCCCAGCCACCACCTGCACCAGCTGCAGCTGCAGCTCCTGATCTTCATGCTCTGCTGACTCAGATACTAGCAGCTATTGGGGAGATGCGACAGACACCAGCCCCAGCAGCACCAGCACCAGTCCTAGCAGCACCAGCTCCAGCGCCGCAGGGTCAGCCTGCCGCAGCGGCACCAGAGGTTCAGCCGCCACCAGTTCATGTGACTGTCGTGTCAGACTTAAAGGACGGGGAGATGCCACTGCGcgagcagaagatgctcggggtaTTCCAGAGGTTGGCACCGCCGATATTCTCAGGGGCGATGGGGGAGGATGCCTACGAGTTCCAGCTTACTTGTCAGGAGCAGCTACAGTCATTAGGCCTCTTGGAGTCGAGAGGAGCCGACTTCACTGCTCATCAGTTTCGTGGGCcagccaggcagtggtggcgctCGTATCGAGAGTCCAGGCCAGTTGGATCGCCTCCTATATCTTGGAGTGAGTTCTCAGAGGCTTTCTTAGCCCGGTTCATGCCACGGAGCGTCAGGGATAGGCTTCGTGATCAGTTCTCCAGATTGGAGCAGGGCCCTATGACCGTCTCAGAGTACGAGACGAGATTCCATGAGTTGTCTCGACATGCTACCATGATCCTACCCACGGAGGAGGAGAGAGTTCGTTGTTTTGTACGTGGGTTGCGGTACCGTCTGAGGGTCGACACAGAGCATTTAGTTTCTGCCGGCCGCTCATTTCTTGATGTAGTTGACCATGCCCGATCCATGGAGCATATTcatcgcgaggcccaagggggcagcgatAAGAGGGCACGCTACCAGGGCAGCTACAGCGGGTCCCAGACTAGAGGGAGAGACTCCTATGATAGGCCCCGCCAGAGGTTCCAGCAGGGTCAGTCCAGTCGTCCTGTTCAGGCGGCATTACCTGCTTCTGAGGGAGGCCAGTATCACCAGGGTGGTCCTAGTACGGGCCAGAGTTCGAGGGGATCAGATTCCCTCCCTTCCTACCGCAGTCGGGTTACTTCAGGGCGTTCAGCTTCGGGGTGTTTTGATTGCGGTGCTCCTGACCATTGGTCCAGAGAGTGCCCCCGGCGAGGGCGAGGAGCGATTGTACCAGCTCCTCTTGCACCCAGACCAGTTTCAGCAGTGCCCCCTCTAGCTAGAGGTGGTGGTCAGGACCAGGGTCGTCGGGATAGCCGACAGGGTACCAGAGGTGGAGCTCGAGGAGGCAGGCTGGGTGGTAGATCAGATGCATCGGGCAGAGGTGCTCAGGGCCATTTCTACGCAGCCCCGGCGAGGGCGACGGCTGAGGCATCTGACGATGTTATCACAGGTACGCttttattatgccatcagcctGCTACAGTATTATTTGATCCCGGATCCACATTCTCGTATGTATCTGTTTATTTTGCTCCCCGATTGGGTATGAGGTCTGAGTCTTTGGCAGAGCCAGTTCATGTTTCGACCCCGGTGGGTGAgtccttagtagtggatcagataTTGCGATCTTGCTTAGTGACTATCCAGGGTTGTGATACTAGAGTTGACCTTATTCTGCTagatatggttgattttgatgtgattctgggcatggattggttatctccctaccatgcggtcttggattgctacgCCAAGACTgttactttagccatgcctggCATTTCCCCAGTGTTGTGGCAGGGTGCTTATAGTCACACACCGACAGGGATCATCTCTTTTATGCGGGCTAGACGGTTGGTTGCTTCTGGGTGTTTagcttatttggcttatgtgcGAGATGTGAGTAGGGAGGACTCTTCAGTTGACTCAGTTCCTGTGGTTAGAGAGTTTGCAGATGTGTTCCCTACAGACCTTCCTGGCCTACCTCCAGATCGTGACATTGATTTTGCCATAGATTTGGAGCCCGACACccgtcctatttctattccgccttatcggatggctcctgcagagctcagGGAGCTCAGTGCTCAGTTAGAGGATCTCTTAGGTAAGGGGTTTATCCGTCCGAGTGTCtcgccttggggtgctcctgttctgtttgtgaagaagaaggacgggactatgaggatgtgtattgactacaggcagctgaacaaggtgacggtgaagaaccgttaccccatgcctcgtattgatgatttgtttgatcagcttcagggtgccgccgtgttttctaagattgatttgaggtccgggTACCATCagctgaggattagggcagcggacatccctaagactgcatttaggacccgttatggccattatgagttcttggtgatgtcgtttgggctgactaatgcccctgccgccttcatggatttgatgacacgtgtgttcaggccataccttgatttatttgtcatcgtcttcattgatgacatactg actttgagagatcagcggctttatgccaagttctcaaagtgcgagttttggcttgagtctgtagccttcttggggcacgtggtgtccaaggagggtattagggttgatccggcgaagattgaggctattcgtgattggcacaggcccacgtcagttactgagattcggAGCTTCGTCGGACTAGCAGGCTATTACAGACGCTTTGTCGAGGGCTTTTCTACTATTGCAGCCCCGTTGACTCGattgactcgtgttgatgttccctttgtttggtcagaggagtgtgaggcgagctttttgaggctcaaggagttattgaccaccgctcctatattgactcttccagttgagggcgagggcttcacggtatattgtgacgcatccggcgttggtttgggttgtgtattgatgcagcagggccgggttattgcttatgcgtcgaggcagcttaagattcatgagcgcaactaccccacccatgacttagagttggcggcggtagttttcgcacttaagatttggaggcactacttgtatggagttcgatgtgagatctataccgatcacaggagtcttcagtacatcatgagtcagagggaccttaattcgaggcagcgtcgttggattgagctcctaaaggactacgacctctctattctctatcatccgggcaaggcgaatgtggtagcggacgccttgagccggaaggcagtgagtatgggtagtctagccttcttatctgttgaggagagacccttagctttggacattcagtccttagctaatagcatggttcggttggatatctcagattctagatgcgtcttggcctttatgggagttcagtcttctttgcttgataggatccgtggttgccagtttgaggatgatactttggtggcccttagagatcgagtgttagcgggtgatggtggtcaggctaccttagatcctgatggagtgttgaaatttgccggccgcatctgtgttccgagagttggagatttgatacagttgatactttctgaggcccatgagtctagatactctatccatccaggcacagcgaagatgtatcgcgatttgaggcagcattactggtggagtggcatgaggagagatattgctgactttgtttcccgttgcttgtgttgccagcaggtaaaggccgagcatttgaggcctggtggtgtgtttcagagattacccattccggagtggaagtgggagcgtatcactatggacttcgttgtggggttgcctcggacttctagaggtgttgacagcatttgggtcatcgtggatcgattgaccaagtcagcacacttccttcctgttcatactaccttcagtgctgagaggttagcTCGTATCTATATTCGGGAGGTagttcgtcttcatggtgtgcctgttGCTATCATTTCAGACCGAGGTTCACAGTTCACTTCCAGCTTTTGGAGGGCTTTTCAGGAAGAGTTGGGAACCCGTGTCCAccttagcacagcatttcacccacagacggatggtcagtcagagcgtactattcaggtccttgaggatatgttgcgggcttgtgttatggattttggaggtcagtgggaccagttcttgcctttggcggagtttgcgtacaataacagctaccactctagtattcagatggccccgtttgaggccttatatggtaggcgttgtcgctctccagtgggttggtttgagtctacagagcctaggccgcgtggtacagatttgcttcaggaggccctggatcaggtgagggtgattcaggataggctcaggacggctcagagtaggcaccagagttatgcggatcagaggcgtcgacctttgagattctctgttggtgatcgggtattcctccgtgtgtcgcccatgaagggcgtgatgaggtttgggaggcggggcaagcttagccccaggtacattgggccatttgagatactccggacagttggagaggttgcttatgagttggccctacctccagtattttcagccatccacccagtgtttcatgtttcgatgttgcggcggtatgttcctgatgagtcccatgtgctccagtatgatgcagtcgagttggatgatcgtttgacattcgtagaggagccagttgccattctatccagagatgtgaggagattgcgctcgagagccattcctgttgttaaggtccgttggagacatcgtccagttgaggaggctacctgggagatcgagcatgagatgcgggcacagttccccgacttatttgagcattcaggtacttcttga
- the LOC125859021 gene encoding uncharacterized protein LOC125859021, translating into MCIGFGYHERTNDFKVVRIGFIDHVWLIEEYNYGEYDFECRAEIFSLNTKVWKTLDLSHDFCYNRLDLFSGVVVNEYLHWKAIKSNTYENKMVILTFHMGDEAFQDIECPIFYDGEEINQSINLGEFRGKLGFLRSYPVKCWYGPGEKPCYIWTMEEYGEINSWTSQTVIVSGMPIQYPLAFTKNGQIIIRDKYGNIFSYDYNTNQLLDFNIQDEEYAMNFIDYTESLVLVDLNDDPMEDGVAEFDEDINMEHMINMIDNDDPQGETSMDDEN; encoded by the exons ATGTGTATAGGATTTGGTTATCATGAAAGGACCAATGATTTTAAGGTTGTTCGTATTGGATTTATTGATCATGTTTGGTTAATTGAAGAATATAATTATGGTGAATATGATTTTGAGTGTAGGGCTGAGATATTTTCACTAAATACCAAGGTTTGGAAAACACTTGATTTGAGTCATGATTTTTGCTACAATAGACTTGATTTATTTTCAGGAGTTGTTGTTAATGAATATTTGCATTGGAAGGCTATTAAGAGCAACacttatgaaaataaaatggtTATTTTGACATTTCATATGGGGGATGAAGCATTTCAAGATATTGAATGTCCAATATTTTATGATGGAGAGGAGATTAATCAATCTATAAATCTTGGTGAATTTAGAGGTAAACTTGGATTTCTTAGATCTTATCCAGTCAAGTGTTGGTATGGGCCAGGGGAAAAACCTTGTTACATTTGGACAATGGAGGAGTATGGTGAAATTAATTCTTGGACTAGTCAAACAGTTATTGTATCAGGCATGCCAATTCAATATCCTTTGGCTTTTacaaaaaatggacaaattATAATCAGAGATAAATATGGCAACATATTTAGCTATGATTACAACACTAATCAACTCCTTGATTTCAACATACAAGATGAGGAGTATGCTATGAATTTTATCGACTATACTGAAAGCTTAGTTTTGGTTGATCTTAATGATGATCCAATGGAGGATGGTGTTGCTGAATTTGATGAGGACATAAATATGGAACAT ATGATCAACATGATCGATAATGATGATCCTCAAGGTGAAACTTCTATGGATGATGAAAATTAG